A single region of the Enterococcus mundtii genome encodes:
- a CDS encoding dihydroorotate dehydrogenase electron transfer subunit encodes MKQEVMKIVHQRQLAPRIYEMTLTGELVQEMTRPGQFLHIRVPRADLLLRRPISINQIDQSQKTCRIIYRVEGDGTKHFAELTAGDSLDVLGPLGNGFDLSGLTNKDEVFIVGGGIGVPPLYELSKQLKERGVKAIHFLGFASQEVMYYEEEFLKLGDTRIATDDGTYGLHGNVGNLLLAAKNKPAAIFACGSNGLLKTVEQLFAGHPNVQLSLESRMACGVGACYACVCHVPGDETGTKSLKVCDEGPIFQAGEVIL; translated from the coding sequence CACCACGAATCTATGAAATGACACTGACTGGGGAATTAGTCCAAGAAATGACACGCCCTGGACAATTCCTTCATATTCGCGTACCCCGAGCAGATTTGTTGTTGCGCCGACCAATCAGTATCAACCAGATCGATCAATCACAAAAAACTTGTCGTATCATCTACCGTGTAGAAGGAGACGGAACAAAGCATTTCGCAGAATTGACTGCTGGTGATTCTTTAGACGTCTTAGGGCCTTTAGGGAATGGCTTCGATCTTTCAGGATTAACGAACAAAGATGAGGTCTTCATTGTCGGTGGAGGGATCGGTGTTCCTCCTTTATACGAACTATCGAAACAGCTGAAGGAACGAGGCGTCAAAGCGATTCACTTTCTAGGCTTTGCTTCACAAGAAGTAATGTATTATGAAGAAGAATTTCTAAAGCTAGGTGATACAAGGATCGCAACGGATGACGGCACCTATGGACTCCATGGGAATGTCGGTAATCTATTACTTGCGGCAAAAAATAAGCCTGCTGCTATTTTTGCATGCGGTTCAAATGGATTACTAAAGACAGTGGAACAGCTTTTCGCCGGTCATCCTAACGTCCAATTGTCATTAGAGTCTCGTATGGCCTGTGGTGTCGGTGCATGTTACGCATGTGTCTGTCATGTCCCAGGCGATGAAACAGGAACGAAAAGCTTGAAAGTCTGTGATGAAGGACCGATTTTCCAAGCAGGAGAGGTGATTTTATGA
- a CDS encoding dihydroorotate dehydrogenase, whose translation MSNPLAVKLPGLNLKNPIMPASGCFGFGKEYGKYYDLNQLGAIMVKATTPKARFGNPTPRVAETPSGMLNAIGLQNPGMEVVMEKSLPELATYKDLPIIANVAGACEEDYVEVCGKIGDAPNVHAIELNISCPNVKHGGIAFGTDPDVAFQLTQAVKKVANVPVYVKLSPNVTDIVPVAQAIEAGGADGFTMINTLLGMRIDLKTRKPILANQTGGLSGPAIKPVAIRLIHQVASVSNLPIIGMGGVQTVDDVLEMYMAGASAVAVGTANFTDPYICPKLIADLPARMSELGIESLEQLIKEVKEGRNQ comes from the coding sequence ATGAGTAACCCTTTAGCAGTTAAACTTCCAGGACTAAACTTGAAGAATCCAATCATGCCAGCAAGTGGCTGCTTTGGATTTGGCAAAGAATATGGCAAATACTACGATTTGAACCAACTTGGCGCAATCATGGTCAAGGCGACGACACCTAAAGCGCGCTTTGGTAATCCCACGCCGCGAGTAGCAGAAACACCTTCTGGTATGCTCAATGCGATCGGGTTGCAAAATCCTGGAATGGAAGTGGTCATGGAAAAATCGCTACCTGAATTAGCCACCTATAAAGATTTGCCGATCATAGCAAATGTCGCTGGTGCCTGTGAAGAAGACTATGTTGAAGTTTGTGGCAAGATCGGTGATGCACCGAATGTCCATGCCATCGAACTTAATATCTCGTGTCCAAATGTCAAACATGGCGGAATTGCTTTTGGTACTGACCCAGATGTGGCGTTCCAACTGACACAAGCGGTGAAAAAAGTGGCGAATGTCCCTGTCTATGTCAAATTATCTCCTAATGTTACGGATATCGTACCAGTGGCACAGGCTATTGAAGCTGGCGGGGCCGATGGGTTTACGATGATCAATACCTTGCTGGGGATGCGTATCGATCTGAAAACTAGAAAACCGATTCTTGCCAATCAAACAGGCGGTCTCTCAGGACCAGCAATCAAACCGGTGGCTATTCGTTTGATCCATCAGGTGGCAAGTGTCTCAAACTTGCCGATCATTGGGATGGGCGGTGTGCAAACCGTTGATGATGTACTGGAGATGTATATGGCAGGTGCAAGTGCAGTTGCTGTTGGGACAGCCAACTTTACCGACCCTTATATCTGTCCAAAACTGATTGCAGACCTACCAGCGAGAATGAGCGAGTTAGGCATTGAGTCTTTAGAGCAATTGATCAAAGAAGTGAAAGAAGGTAGAAATCAATGA